The proteins below are encoded in one region of Nitrospirota bacterium:
- the nifU gene encoding Fe-S cluster assembly scaffold protein NifU: MYSAKVMEHFMNPRNVGEIENPDGVGEEGNPTCGDVMKITIRVSEGRIVDAKFQTFGCGAAIAVSSMITEMAKGKTIEEALLISKESVANELEGLPAQKMHCSNLGADALRKAIADYKDKQKK, encoded by the coding sequence ATGTATTCCGCAAAAGTAATGGAGCATTTTATGAATCCAAGGAATGTCGGAGAGATAGAAAACCCCGATGGTGTAGGCGAAGAAGGCAACCCAACATGCGGAGATGTCATGAAGATAACCATCAGGGTCAGCGAAGGAAGGATTGTCGATGCAAAGTTTCAGACATTTGGCTGTGGAGCGGCAATAGCAGTAAGCAGTATGATTACCGAGATGGCAAAGGGCAAGACCATCGAGGAGGCATTACTCATCTCAAAGGAATCGGTTGCAAATGAGCTGGAAGGGCTTCCTGCGCAGAAGATGCATTGCTCAAACTTAGGTGCAGATGCCCTGAGAAAGGCAATCGCCGATTATAAGGACAAACAGAAAAAGTGA